The following coding sequences are from one Enterococcus sp. 4G2_DIV0659 window:
- a CDS encoding ABC transporter permease subunit, protein MITAKIETRSLIKGLIIWTVLFAVIIFGFSAVYPQMHNSAMKDLLDAKLTGLSPSLLKTFNISVDGQTSFLVSVGFFAYYFQYLFLAAAIYAMMLGSQALIKEETDGTIEFLYAQPVTRTGIVTSKLVSNVLVLTVFWLVSFGVSLGSTILYRQSTDSTETIIRGISKLFFQESLILLFFLTLGFLVSTFIKSSKQSTSISLGIVFGFYLIGVFSDLNDSFSWAKNISPTHMGIPSNLLDKGLATGHIVLLIVLIALFLSGTYLIYQRKDLNV, encoded by the coding sequence ATGATTACCGCTAAAATTGAAACTAGATCATTGATTAAAGGATTGATTATTTGGACGGTTCTTTTTGCAGTAATCATTTTTGGATTTAGTGCCGTCTACCCCCAAATGCATAACTCTGCAATGAAAGATCTGCTGGATGCTAAGCTTACAGGGTTGTCTCCATCCTTATTAAAAACATTCAATATTAGTGTAGATGGACAAACGAGTTTTTTAGTCTCTGTGGGCTTTTTTGCTTATTATTTTCAATATCTATTTTTAGCGGCAGCCATCTATGCGATGATGCTAGGTAGCCAAGCGCTAATTAAAGAAGAAACAGATGGAACGATTGAATTTTTATATGCTCAACCTGTCACGCGAACAGGAATCGTTACCAGTAAATTGGTGAGTAATGTACTTGTTTTAACTGTTTTTTGGCTTGTCTCATTTGGGGTTTCCTTAGGTTCGACAATATTGTATCGTCAATCGACAGATTCTACTGAAACAATTATTCGTGGAATCAGTAAACTATTTTTTCAAGAAAGTTTGATTCTGCTCTTTTTTCTAACCTTAGGATTCTTGGTTTCAACGTTTATAAAGTCAAGCAAACAAAGCACAAGTATTTCTTTAGGGATTGTGTTTGGTTTTTACTTGATTGGCGTTTTTTCTGATTTGAATGATTCCTTTAGTTGGGCTAAAAATATTTCTCCAACACATATGGGGATTCCTAGTAATTTGCTAGATAAAGGCTTAGCAACAGGACATATCGTGCTGTTAATTGTCTTGATTGCTTTATTTTTAAGTGGGACATATTTAATTTATCAACGAAAAGATTTAAATGTATAA
- a CDS encoding ABC transporter ATP-binding protein encodes MNAIELKGLTKLYKKQAAIDHLDLSVAQGEIYGFIGPNGAGKSTTIKTMLNFIYPDQGTATILGLDSVKEAKEIRKRTGYVSSDVRFYPNMTTLEVLKYVAEFHQLHNSKQQIDYFIDLFDIDVEKKMSELSLGNKKKIAVVAGILPNPELLILDEPTNGLDPLMQHRLFEELEKYNKKGMTIFLSSHDLNEIQQYAHRAAFIRQGQLITVQDITQEKSLGKVITLIGDHIPLSLFEKIGAAILKHQGNETRLFYEGDLHEVLPLLSDASIKDFTITNPELEDQFMALYEGGQTK; translated from the coding sequence ATGAATGCCATTGAGCTAAAGGGTTTGACTAAGTTGTATAAAAAGCAAGCAGCGATCGACCATCTCGATTTGTCTGTTGCGCAAGGTGAAATCTATGGGTTTATTGGTCCAAATGGGGCTGGAAAATCAACAACAATAAAAACCATGCTGAATTTTATTTATCCAGATCAAGGAACAGCGACAATCCTTGGTTTAGACAGTGTAAAAGAAGCAAAAGAAATTAGAAAACGAACAGGTTATGTTTCTAGCGATGTTCGCTTTTATCCGAATATGACCACGTTGGAAGTCCTTAAATACGTGGCTGAGTTTCACCAACTTCACAATAGCAAACAACAAATTGATTATTTTATTGATTTATTTGATATTGATGTGGAGAAAAAAATGTCAGAGCTATCGTTAGGAAATAAAAAGAAGATTGCTGTGGTTGCAGGGATTTTACCTAATCCAGAATTATTGATTTTAGACGAACCAACAAATGGTTTAGACCCTTTGATGCAGCATCGCTTGTTTGAAGAACTAGAAAAATACAATAAAAAAGGCATGACGATTTTCTTATCGAGCCATGATTTAAATGAAATTCAACAATATGCTCACCGTGCCGCATTTATTCGTCAAGGACAGCTTATTACTGTTCAAGATATCACCCAAGAAAAATCATTAGGTAAGGTAATTACATTGATTGGCGATCATATTCCGTTGTCTTTGTTTGAAAAAATAGGTGCAGCGATTTTGAAACATCAAGGGAACGAAACTCGTTTATTTTATGAAGGTGATTTACATGAGGTATTGCCATTACTAAGTGATGCGTCGATCAAAGATTTTACCATCACGAATCCAGAATTGGAAGATCAATTTATGGCATTGTATGAAGGAGGGCAAACAAAATGA
- a CDS encoding pseudouridine synthase has product MRLDKFLADTGVGSRKEVKQLLKKSLVAVNGTIVKDGKMHINENEDTVTFSGEQLTYQQFYYYMLHKPQGVISATKDKRDQTVIDLLQDEDFREDLFPVGRLDKDTEGLLLLTNDGQLAHQLLSPKKHVDKEYFAKVAGIMTEADVQQFAAGFALTNGEVVKPSTLTIESVDEINEESSIRLIIQEGKFHQVKRMVEAVNKKVVYLKRLRMGDLWLDERLELGEYRSLTGKELERLKGKK; this is encoded by the coding sequence ATGCGTTTAGATAAATTTTTAGCGGATACCGGTGTTGGCAGCCGTAAAGAAGTCAAACAATTATTAAAAAAGAGTTTAGTCGCAGTGAATGGAACGATCGTTAAAGATGGAAAAATGCACATCAATGAAAACGAAGATACAGTGACATTTTCTGGAGAACAGCTTACCTATCAGCAATTCTACTACTACATGCTGCACAAACCTCAAGGAGTTATTTCAGCAACAAAGGACAAAAGGGATCAAACGGTGATCGACTTATTACAGGATGAAGATTTTAGAGAAGATTTATTCCCTGTGGGGCGACTTGATAAAGACACAGAAGGCTTATTACTTTTAACGAATGATGGACAATTGGCTCATCAATTACTGTCACCCAAAAAACATGTAGACAAAGAATACTTTGCAAAGGTTGCAGGAATAATGACAGAGGCAGATGTTCAACAATTTGCCGCTGGATTTGCTTTAACCAATGGAGAAGTGGTCAAACCTAGTACACTTACCATTGAGTCGGTAGATGAAATAAACGAAGAATCATCGATCCGTTTAATCATTCAAGAAGGAAAATTTCATCAAGTAAAACGCATGGTGGAAGCTGTGAATAAAAAAGTTGTGTATCTCAAGCGATTGCGTATGGGGGATTTATGGCTAGATGAGCGCCTAGAATTGGGTGAATATAGAAGCCTGACAGGAAAGGAACTTGAGCGGTTAAAAGGGAAAAAATAA
- a CDS encoding alpha/beta fold hydrolase: MTNKYEFPTSTLIAVNGVELEIFEAGQQNYGRPIVLCHGWPEHAFSWRHQVTPLVEAGYHVIIPNQRGYGESSCPKEVTKYDIEHLTGDLVALLDYYQYEKAIFMGHDWGASVVWSMALLHPKRVHKMINLCLPYQIRGEKPWIDFMEEFFGDNYYFVHFNKQPGVADAILDENASQFLHNLYRKNVPSQAPGEGMEMINLAKATKPLGEPVMSDDELAVYIKAFNKNGFTPSINWYRNLNRNWHLLAEVSPILHQPTLMVYGEKDIIPPLPNIKDFVPNIDIKSLNVGHWIQEEKSVELNQVILEWLENE; this comes from the coding sequence ATGACAAACAAGTATGAATTCCCAACATCAACACTTATCGCAGTGAATGGTGTGGAGCTAGAGATTTTTGAAGCTGGACAACAAAATTATGGACGACCTATTGTTCTCTGTCACGGATGGCCCGAACATGCTTTTTCTTGGAGACATCAAGTCACGCCTCTTGTAGAAGCAGGGTATCACGTGATTATTCCTAATCAACGAGGTTACGGGGAATCTTCTTGCCCTAAAGAGGTCACAAAATATGATATTGAACATTTAACGGGTGATCTTGTAGCTCTGTTAGATTACTATCAGTACGAAAAGGCCATTTTTATGGGGCATGATTGGGGAGCAAGTGTTGTTTGGAGCATGGCGTTGCTACATCCAAAACGTGTTCATAAAATGATTAACCTATGTTTACCGTACCAAATTCGAGGTGAGAAACCTTGGATTGATTTTATGGAAGAATTTTTTGGAGATAATTACTATTTTGTTCATTTTAATAAACAACCAGGTGTTGCAGATGCTATATTGGACGAAAATGCCTCACAGTTCCTTCATAACTTATATCGAAAAAACGTACCCTCACAAGCTCCTGGTGAAGGAATGGAAATGATTAATCTAGCTAAAGCAACCAAGCCATTAGGTGAACCTGTGATGAGCGATGATGAGCTTGCTGTTTATATCAAAGCCTTCAATAAGAATGGCTTCACTCCAAGCATCAATTGGTACAGAAATTTAAATCGTAATTGGCATTTATTAGCTGAGGTATCTCCTATTCTTCATCAGCCAACATTGATGGTTTACGGCGAGAAAGATATTATTCCACCACTTCCAAACATCAAAGACTTTGTACCTAATATAGACATTAAGAGTTTAAATGTTGGTCATTGGATTCAAGAGGAAAAATCTGTTGAACTTAATCAAGTGATTTTAGAATGGTTAGAAAATGAGTGA
- a CDS encoding putative polysaccharide biosynthesis protein: MINQPNPADQPILTNQEKMVKGSAWMTASNIISRLLGAVYIIPWYAWMGEHANEANSLSSMGYTVYALFLLISTAGIPAAIAKQTSYYNSLNEYKLSRQLFYKALQLMAILGAISAIIMFLAAPLLAKWSGGGEELIPTMRALSLAVLIFPCMSVVRGYFQGNQDMMPFALSQIVEQVARVFYMLLTAFIIMKVFKGDYVSAVTQSTLAAFIGMLASFVVLFFYIRKQKPMFDYLEAHSANEHEASTRDLLTETLKEAIPFIIVGSGVTVFKLVDQFTFSNFMNTFTTYSGSQLRTLFAIFNANPDKLTMVVIALATSISATGLPLITEAITLKNYRDLSKLISNNLQLFLFVMLPATFGMIVLAKPLYTMFYAPDDLGVSVLIQACFAGLFMGLYMLSSTMLMGMYENKAAIRYFTLGLVLKLLVQYPSVRLFEVYGPLIATMIAFTFSCVLIMRKIKKVSRFNFGLTLRRGLLIFLITLVMMVAALLMRQFLYLFLDPMRKFQSFLIILIVGVFGGGVYGYITLKLRLADKLLGSGVVKIRRKLKIK; the protein is encoded by the coding sequence ATGATAAATCAACCAAATCCTGCTGATCAACCAATCTTGACCAACCAAGAAAAAATGGTTAAAGGGTCAGCATGGATGACAGCTAGTAATATAATTTCTCGGTTATTGGGTGCGGTCTATATCATTCCATGGTATGCATGGATGGGAGAGCACGCCAATGAAGCAAATAGTTTATCCTCAATGGGGTATACTGTGTATGCTCTCTTTTTATTAATATCAACAGCAGGAATACCTGCGGCAATTGCGAAGCAGACCTCTTATTATAATTCATTGAATGAATATAAACTAAGCAGGCAATTGTTTTATAAAGCGCTCCAATTAATGGCTATTTTGGGTGCGATTTCTGCAATTATTATGTTTCTTGCAGCACCGCTATTGGCTAAATGGTCAGGTGGAGGCGAAGAACTGATACCGACCATGCGAGCTTTAAGTTTAGCTGTTCTGATTTTTCCTTGTATGAGCGTAGTACGTGGCTATTTCCAAGGGAATCAAGATATGATGCCATTTGCTTTGTCGCAAATTGTAGAACAAGTTGCCCGTGTTTTTTATATGTTATTAACAGCGTTCATCATTATGAAAGTGTTCAAAGGAGACTATGTTAGTGCTGTAACGCAATCAACATTAGCCGCATTTATCGGAATGTTAGCTAGCTTCGTTGTTTTATTTTTCTACATTCGTAAGCAAAAACCAATGTTTGATTATCTTGAAGCACACAGTGCCAATGAACATGAAGCTTCTACACGAGATTTGTTGACGGAAACGTTAAAAGAAGCAATACCGTTCATTATTGTAGGTTCAGGTGTGACGGTCTTTAAGTTAGTTGACCAGTTTACATTTTCTAATTTTATGAATACATTTACTACGTATTCTGGCAGTCAATTACGTACGTTGTTTGCCATTTTTAACGCTAATCCAGATAAATTAACGATGGTCGTTATTGCTTTAGCAACCTCAATATCAGCGACAGGATTACCGTTGATTACAGAAGCGATTACGTTAAAAAATTATCGTGATTTATCCAAACTAATTAGCAATAACTTGCAGTTGTTTCTGTTTGTGATGCTACCTGCAACATTTGGCATGATTGTTTTAGCTAAACCTTTATATACAATGTTTTATGCACCAGATGATTTAGGTGTATCTGTCTTGATTCAAGCCTGCTTTGCTGGTTTGTTTATGGGACTGTATATGTTATCGTCAACGATGTTGATGGGAATGTATGAAAATAAAGCGGCAATTAGATATTTTACCTTAGGGTTAGTACTTAAGTTATTAGTTCAATATCCAAGTGTGCGTCTGTTTGAAGTATACGGTCCCTTGATTGCTACGATGATAGCTTTTACATTCTCTTGCGTATTGATCATGAGGAAAATCAAAAAAGTCAGCCGCTTTAATTTTGGTTTAACCTTACGTCGGGGCTTATTGATATTTTTGATCACTCTAGTAATGATGGTAGCCGCTTTGTTGATGAGACAATTCCTATACCTATTTTTAGATCCTATGCGTAAATTCCAATCATTTTTGATTATTTTGATTGTAGGAGTATTTGGTGGAGGCGTTTATGGTTACATTACATTAAAACTCCGTCTAGCAGATAAGTTACTAGGATCAGGCGTAGTTAAGATTCGTCGCAAACTGAAAATAAAATAA
- a CDS encoding UDP-N-acetylmuramoyl-L-alanyl-D-glutamate--L-lysine ligase: protein MTISLEKIRECLLKEQLLKEFTSDSGWSLTIPESLANKSFDALSYDSRTISANTLFFCKGLNFKAKYLADAVASGLDVYIAEEPYDVSAKLGIIVTDIKKAMAVLSMAFYDYPQRKLKLIGFTGTKGKTTAAYFTKFILDHATHQKTAMLSTMNSTLDGQTYFKSHLTTPESLDLYQMMATAVENQMTHFIMEVSSQAYKTNRVYGLFFDVGIFLNITPDHISPIEHPTFDDYFFCKRQLIAHSKTIILNHNSDYFQLLKETAEFLETPYITYGNGTQNQPDIDYTYQANTDDSLTFTVQSTTDSLQVAGEYQLRLGGDFNKGNALSAIIASALVGADHTDCQQGVKETTVPGRMELLTNKNGAKVYVDYAHNYDSLKNLLTFVKEEHPDGRLLVVIGSTGNKAISRRKDFGAVLSELADIAILTTDDPADENPADICAEIATHITSDIQVETVIDRAEAIKIALSLSNPEDAVVLAGKGADLYQKISGKDTPYEGDFVIAEHLIHQ, encoded by the coding sequence ATGACTATTTCTTTAGAAAAAATCCGTGAATGTTTACTGAAAGAACAGCTTTTAAAAGAATTTACTTCAGATTCAGGTTGGTCCTTGACGATCCCTGAGTCGTTAGCCAATAAATCATTTGACGCACTTTCCTACGATTCTCGTACGATTAGTGCTAACACTCTATTTTTCTGCAAAGGATTGAACTTCAAAGCAAAATATTTAGCAGATGCCGTAGCATCTGGTCTTGATGTCTATATAGCGGAAGAACCTTATGACGTTTCTGCCAAACTTGGAATTATTGTCACTGATATCAAAAAAGCGATGGCTGTTTTGAGTATGGCATTTTATGACTATCCCCAAAGAAAATTAAAGCTGATTGGTTTTACTGGTACCAAAGGGAAAACGACTGCGGCTTACTTCACAAAATTCATTCTGGATCATGCGACCCATCAAAAAACAGCGATGTTGTCTACTATGAATTCAACATTAGATGGACAAACGTATTTTAAATCTCATTTGACTACACCAGAATCTTTGGATCTTTATCAAATGATGGCAACTGCAGTCGAGAATCAGATGACGCATTTTATTATGGAAGTCTCTTCTCAGGCTTATAAAACTAATCGTGTATATGGTTTATTTTTCGATGTAGGCATTTTTCTAAATATCACACCTGATCATATCAGCCCGATCGAGCATCCAACATTCGATGATTATTTTTTCTGCAAACGTCAATTGATTGCCCATTCAAAAACGATTATTTTGAATCACAACTCAGATTATTTCCAACTTTTGAAAGAAACGGCTGAATTTTTGGAAACACCTTATATTACTTATGGTAATGGCACTCAAAATCAACCAGACATTGATTATACCTATCAAGCAAACACAGATGATTCTCTTACATTTACTGTTCAGTCAACGACTGATTCTTTACAGGTTGCAGGGGAGTATCAATTACGCTTAGGTGGAGACTTTAACAAAGGCAACGCATTGAGTGCCATTATTGCCAGCGCCTTAGTTGGTGCCGACCACACAGATTGTCAACAAGGAGTCAAAGAAACCACGGTTCCTGGAAGAATGGAATTATTGACGAATAAAAACGGTGCGAAGGTCTATGTAGATTATGCACATAATTATGACAGTTTAAAGAACCTTTTAACGTTTGTCAAAGAGGAACATCCTGATGGCCGTTTACTAGTCGTAATCGGCAGCACAGGAAACAAAGCCATTTCCCGGCGCAAAGATTTTGGAGCAGTTTTATCAGAGCTTGCAGATATTGCTATTTTGACAACAGACGATCCAGCCGATGAAAATCCAGCCGATATTTGTGCAGAAATTGCGACACACATTACAAGTGATATCCAAGTAGAAACGGTAATCGATCGAGCTGAAGCCATCAAAATTGCACTATCTCTGAGCAATCCTGAAGATGCGGTTGTTTTAGCCGGAAAAGGGGCTGATTTATATCAAAAAATTAGCGGCAAAGATACACCTTATGAAGGTGATTTTGTGATTGCAGAGCACTTGATTCATCAATAA
- a CDS encoding AEC family transporter — MKEILIQAFGFCFMIFLGYLMKRIGLLKKADGGMLSVIIVNITLPATVIVSLANAAVSGTLFFLLAMGIILNIVVILVGSRVSKKRSSVEQQFQLYSMSGYNIGNFSLPFIQGFYPLAVPFLLMFDIGNSVMLTGGSTLLIDKMIGSQEETTLKKIILSLFKSVPFTAYMVMLVLGIIQVRLPNELVSILEMIAKANGFLSMFMIGLYFELRLPKKALQLVKEVLAWRYVCGGILALLFAFVIPLDPMLRIVLVVLSLAPMPTFSVINSVKAGMPEETVGFTSSLSILISLVLMTLVMILMG, encoded by the coding sequence ATGAAAGAGATTTTAATACAAGCGTTTGGTTTTTGCTTTATGATATTTTTAGGTTATTTGATGAAACGTATTGGTTTATTAAAAAAAGCTGACGGCGGAATGTTATCGGTTATTATAGTGAATATCACCTTACCAGCGACAGTGATTGTTAGTCTAGCGAATGCGGCTGTTTCAGGCACATTGTTTTTTTTGTTGGCAATGGGAATTATATTGAATATCGTGGTTATTTTAGTTGGCAGTCGAGTGAGTAAAAAGAGATCGAGTGTAGAACAACAATTTCAATTGTATTCGATGTCTGGTTATAATATCGGGAATTTTAGTTTGCCTTTTATACAAGGGTTCTATCCGTTAGCGGTTCCTTTTTTATTAATGTTTGATATTGGAAATAGCGTGATGTTAACTGGTGGAAGTACCTTGTTGATTGATAAAATGATCGGTTCACAAGAAGAGACGACATTAAAGAAAATTATCTTATCTTTATTTAAATCTGTCCCATTTACGGCATATATGGTCATGTTAGTGCTAGGAATTATTCAAGTGAGATTACCAAACGAATTGGTGAGTATACTAGAAATGATTGCTAAAGCCAATGGGTTTTTATCTATGTTTATGATCGGGTTATATTTTGAATTACGATTACCAAAAAAAGCATTGCAGTTAGTTAAAGAAGTCCTAGCTTGGCGTTATGTATGTGGCGGAATCTTAGCATTGCTGTTTGCTTTTGTTATCCCGTTAGATCCGATGTTGCGAATTGTTTTAGTGGTATTAAGTTTAGCACCGATGCCGACATTTTCAGTCATCAATAGTGTGAAAGCAGGGATGCCGGAAGAAACGGTTGGTTTTACTTCTTCTTTGAGCATTTTGATTAGTTTAGTTTTAATGACACTTGTGATGATTTTGATGGGATAA
- a CDS encoding multidrug effflux MFS transporter — MKKSIKTHVPSVVLLIVLVGFPQISETIFTPSLPDIASDFNISMSAVQLTLSVYFLAFAFGVFFWGWLSDFIGRRKAMLYGLVVYGLGSFLCFSSGAIGPLLFARFVQAFGASTGSVVTQTILRESYSGNKRHALFAQISAALAFTPAIGPLIGGIIDQYLGFRSVFFALVVMSVLVFSYAFLRLPETFQPEQRVPVKLLPIIKRLLTNPKVLTYGFLIGAINGLLFSYYAEAPFIFIEYFQLSTATYGFLGISVAGASIFGALLSKRLLSVYEPERIILLGLKVVIIGTIFLVFVAIGIFPKTIQFWTMLVGIFTVLTGTGMALPNCLSLALVDFQEVIGSAGALFSLGYYLLVSVFTFGMSKFHNGTLLAMPLYFLVIASCMFVLAWKYLMKMN; from the coding sequence TTGAAAAAAAGCATCAAAACTCACGTACCTTCAGTAGTATTACTGATTGTTTTAGTAGGATTTCCGCAAATTAGTGAAACGATTTTTACTCCGTCGCTTCCTGATATTGCAAGTGATTTTAATATCTCGATGTCGGCGGTGCAGTTAACATTAAGTGTTTATTTTTTAGCTTTTGCCTTTGGTGTGTTTTTCTGGGGGTGGCTATCTGATTTTATTGGACGTCGTAAGGCAATGCTTTACGGATTAGTTGTTTATGGTTTGGGAAGTTTTCTTTGTTTTAGCTCTGGGGCGATCGGTCCATTATTATTCGCTCGTTTTGTTCAAGCTTTTGGCGCAAGTACAGGATCGGTGGTAACGCAGACGATTTTACGAGAAAGCTACTCAGGAAATAAACGCCATGCTTTATTTGCTCAAATTTCTGCCGCGTTAGCGTTTACTCCAGCGATTGGTCCGTTAATTGGCGGGATTATTGATCAGTATTTAGGATTTAGATCGGTCTTTTTTGCTTTGGTTGTGATGAGTGTGTTGGTTTTCAGCTATGCATTTTTACGTTTGCCAGAGACATTTCAACCAGAGCAGCGAGTGCCGGTAAAGTTATTGCCGATTATTAAACGCTTGCTCACAAATCCTAAAGTTTTGACGTATGGCTTTTTAATTGGTGCAATCAATGGGTTACTATTTAGCTACTATGCAGAAGCGCCCTTTATATTTATTGAGTATTTTCAATTATCTACAGCAACCTACGGCTTTTTGGGAATTAGTGTTGCGGGTGCATCTATTTTTGGTGCGTTGTTGTCCAAGCGATTATTGTCTGTTTATGAGCCTGAAAGAATTATTCTTCTAGGGCTTAAAGTTGTTATTATCGGAACGATTTTTTTAGTGTTTGTTGCGATTGGAATTTTTCCGAAAACTATTCAATTTTGGACGATGTTAGTTGGAATTTTTACAGTATTAACTGGGACAGGAATGGCTTTGCCAAATTGTCTTAGTTTGGCTTTGGTGGACTTTCAAGAGGTGATCGGTTCAGCAGGAGCACTCTTTAGTTTGGGGTATTATTTGCTTGTTAGTGTGTTTACTTTTGGCATGAGTAAATTTCACAATGGTACATTGTTAGCAATGCCGCTATATTTTCTTGTAATTGCTAGTTGTATGTTTGTTTTGGCGTGGAAATATCTGATGAAAATGAACTAA
- a CDS encoding SDR family NAD(P)-dependent oxidoreductase, whose amino-acid sequence MSEFKEKYGEWGIIFGATDGVGKAMAKSLAERGLNVVLIGRRTEALESLGKELKEGYQVDYQVVTEDLSTDGSIERIIDQTKKLDVGFVSYVACLSVFGPLYEQTWEQEEKMINVNIVSFMKYFHYYTKLFKEKNRGGIINVGSMSGITGAPYIAQYGAGKSFIIKMTEAVGFEMLETNVDVMVPILGSTITPSFLESLPDTEAGKAALAAAMTPEECMDEIFENFGKTRSMILGDLNRQNAQAMAGQPSDQTIEFVGNLFK is encoded by the coding sequence ATGTCAGAGTTTAAAGAAAAATATGGTGAGTGGGGCATTATCTTTGGTGCCACTGATGGTGTTGGAAAAGCAATGGCTAAATCATTAGCTGAAAGAGGATTAAACGTTGTATTGATTGGCAGAAGAACGGAAGCATTAGAAAGTTTAGGCAAAGAATTGAAAGAAGGCTATCAAGTAGATTATCAGGTTGTAACAGAAGATTTATCTACGGATGGATCAATTGAACGAATTATTGATCAAACAAAAAAATTAGATGTTGGTTTTGTTTCTTATGTTGCTTGTTTAAGCGTATTTGGTCCGTTATACGAACAAACGTGGGAACAAGAAGAAAAAATGATCAACGTTAATATTGTGTCATTTATGAAATATTTCCATTACTATACAAAATTATTTAAGGAAAAAAATCGAGGCGGAATTATTAATGTTGGTTCAATGTCTGGCATAACTGGTGCGCCTTATATTGCTCAATATGGTGCTGGAAAGTCATTTATTATTAAAATGACCGAAGCTGTAGGTTTTGAAATGTTAGAGACCAATGTAGATGTTATGGTTCCAATTTTAGGCTCAACGATTACGCCAAGTTTCTTAGAATCTCTGCCTGATACTGAAGCTGGCAAAGCGGCCTTAGCAGCTGCAATGACCCCAGAAGAATGTATGGATGAAATCTTTGAAAACTTTGGTAAGACCCGTTCAATGATTTTAGGAGACCTTAATCGCCAAAATGCACAAGCGATGGCTGGACAGCCTTCAGATCAAACCATTGAGTTTGTGGGCAATCTATTTAAATAA
- a CDS encoding serine hydrolase domain-containing protein, protein MDLTQFIADDFSGFISITSEQKSLFTKAYGYRDYPNKIENELDTIFGTASGGKTFIAIAIMKLLEEKQLGIDQPITELLSASLPNIDPQVTIHQLLNHTSGIGDYYDEEVITDYAELWTDFPNYKIRKNSDLLPLFIHKKMMYSPGNKFQYNNTGYVLLAMIIEELTHQDFDSYLEEILFKPANMSSTGYYALDRLPANTANAYIFDSKSNEYYSNIYSIDAKGTGAGGCFTTLKDLERFWQTLFSGKIISTHAVNLMQTTQGSDYYGYGFWLATKNAVAFPYMQGQDPGISFISSYNQNTELMITIMSNLGQDVWKMHRGLSTELSGEE, encoded by the coding sequence ATGGATTTAACTCAATTTATCGCTGATGATTTTAGCGGCTTTATCAGTATTACTTCTGAGCAAAAATCATTATTTACTAAAGCTTACGGTTATCGTGACTATCCAAATAAAATAGAAAATGAATTAGATACGATTTTTGGCACTGCCTCTGGCGGAAAAACATTTATCGCTATTGCAATCATGAAACTACTGGAAGAAAAACAACTTGGAATCGATCAACCAATTACTGAGCTTCTTTCAGCTTCATTGCCTAATATAGATCCACAGGTGACCATTCATCAACTACTCAATCATACTTCTGGGATTGGTGACTACTATGACGAAGAGGTCATCACTGATTATGCTGAATTATGGACTGATTTTCCAAATTATAAAATACGTAAAAATAGTGATCTGCTTCCTCTTTTTATCCATAAAAAAATGATGTATTCCCCAGGAAATAAATTTCAATACAACAATACCGGATATGTTCTTTTAGCGATGATTATTGAAGAATTGACGCACCAAGATTTCGATAGCTATCTAGAGGAAATACTTTTCAAACCAGCTAACATGAGTTCCACTGGTTATTATGCTTTAGATCGGCTACCCGCTAATACAGCCAATGCTTATATTTTTGATTCAAAATCAAACGAGTATTATAGTAATATTTATAGTATAGATGCCAAAGGTACTGGCGCTGGCGGCTGCTTTACTACCTTAAAAGACCTTGAACGTTTTTGGCAAACTCTTTTCAGCGGAAAAATCATTTCTACACATGCGGTAAATTTGATGCAGACAACACAAGGCTCTGATTATTATGGCTATGGTTTTTGGCTTGCTACAAAAAATGCGGTCGCTTTTCCTTATATGCAAGGACAAGACCCTGGAATCTCATTTATTTCTTCTTATAATCAAAACACCGAACTGATGATTACGATTATGAGTAATTTGGGTCAAGATGTTTGGAAAATGCATCGTGGCCTTTCAACAGAATTATCAGGTGAAGAATGA